One Drechmeria coniospora strain ARSEF 6962 chromosome 01, whole genome shotgun sequence genomic region harbors:
- a CDS encoding WD domain containing protein: MAGKDDGLSYPTEDIVSKSGRQHYRVPIRSQHWQLRSLISAEKRHLIYFPGGSGSNHVQRLNTNTLECETMKLLTFAPRCLVAENGWLCCGSETGEFVSIHLDEGIDSDEGSAQGHELDAETRRRLGLDGIHDEPLLALIAQARRANKSLIAKSVKLAGDRVNCITLWFPPTGLTPAPDSYTEGVAVLANNDRTVILVNLRDFERDEKSEPLEVVTYPDFVNRAIISPDGRLLVAILDDPYLYVHERVKRAADSSSSSRSSSSGDRDGFSWELKQKFLLKSQRKDDRSDSRGSFAACFSSSGAYLAVGTQHGTISIFDTALLVEAGTEPLITTFLSSRPESGPGAVRDMAFCPGPFDILAWTEDRGHIGFADMRTNFAARQVVDINVEADYEHMDVLDRNTIDPRLLHHPGDRRGTRSPSTAAARRRHGEVMETLNQPLMANETMVLEAIQSDRRRRDRISQRSIDDTSRLQPTDLTWTYLSTLRSTANEADSQRPRERSSSVGQAVGNSTSGPFRDQLDRPPERVRRQLAREASANQRQPVRRPEQRLMDRIGETVAAMRDQRERPDSSYLNVLEILQARERSGDADHEDSSLLVPLVNQAMSRWEESAIRGTLAVDHGVFEVPPSPDNTSGLAWTADGRSLFVGAQNGIYQLQVNIQGRKLRPSITMC, encoded by the exons ATGGCAGGCAAGGATGATGGCCT GTCCTATCCAACCGAGGACATTGTATCCAAGAGTGGACGCCAGCATTACCGGGTCCCGATTCGGTCGCA GCATTGGCAGCTGCGCTCCCTCATCAGCGCCGAGAAGCGACATCTCATTTACTTCCCTGGCGGCAGTGGCAGCAACCACGTGCAGCGGCTCAACACGAACACGCTCGAATGCGAGACCATGAAGCTGCTAACCTTTGCGCCTCGTTGTCTCGTCGCAGAGAACGGCTGGCTTTGCTGCGGCAGCGAGACGGGCGAATTTGTCTCCATCCACCTCGACGAAGGAATCGATTCCGACGAAGGCTCGGCACAAGGCCATGAGCTCGATGCGGAAACAcggcgtcgcctcggcctcgacggaaTACATGACGAGCCTCTCCTCGCTCTCATCGCGCAGGCTCGCCGAGCGAACAAGAGCTTGATCGCGAAGAGCGTGAAGCTGGCGGGGGACCGTGTCAACTGCATCACCCTCTGGTTTCCCCCGACAGGCTTGACGCCTGCACCCGACTCGTAcaccgagggcgtcgccgttCTGGCCAACAACGACCgcaccgtcatcctcgtcaacTTGCGCGATTTCGAGCGCGACGAAAAGTCGGAACCGCTCGAGGTGGTGACGTACCCCGACTTCGTCAATAGGGCCATCATATCTCCGGACGGCCGCCTGTTGGTCGCCATCCTGGATGATCCCTACCTGTACGTCCATGAGCGTGTCAAGCGCGCGGCCGattcgtcatcctcctcacggtcctcgtcgtcgggggacCGTGACGGCTTTTCGTGGGAGCTGAAGCAAAAGTTCCTGCTCAAGAGCCAGAGGAAAGACGACAGGTCCGACAGCCGAGGAAGCTTCGCCGCCTGCTTTTCCTCCTCGGGGGCTtacttggccgtcggcacaCAGCACGGCACCATTTCCATCTTCGACACCGCgcttctcgtcgaggccggcaccgaACCCCTCATCACCACCTTCCTGTCCTCCCGGCCGGAGAGCGGACCCGGAGCGGTCCGCGACATGGCCTTTTGTCCGGGTCCGTTCGACATCTTGGCGTGGACCGAGGACCGCGGCCACATCGGCTTTGCCGACATGCGGACCAACTTTGCCGCTCGACAGGTTGTCGACATCAATGTCGAGGCCGACTACGAACACATGGACGTCCTCGACAGGAACACCATCGACCCCCGGCTGCTGCACCACCCAGGCGACCGGCGAGGGACGAGATCGCcgtccaccgccgccgcccgtaGGCGACATGGGGAGGTCATGGAGACGCTGAACCAGCCGCTCATGGCGAATGAAACCATGGTCCTGGAGGCCATCCAGAGCGAcaggcggcgccgagatcGGATATCCCAGCGGAGCATCGACGACACGTCAAGGTTGCAACCGACGGATCTGACGTGGACGTACCTGTCGACTCTCCGATCGACGGCGAACGAGGCTGATTCCCAGCGACCGAGGGaacgcagcagcagcgtcggccaGGCCGTCGGAAATTCGACGTCGGGTCCGTTCCGCGACCAGCTGGACCGTCCTCCCGAGCGCGTTCGCCGACAGCTCGCCCGCGAAGCCTCGGCCAACCAGCGGCAGCCGGTTCGCCGTCCCGAACAGCGGCTCATGGATCGCATCGGcgagacggtggcggcgatgagAGATCAACGCGAGAGGCCCGACTCGTCCTACTTGAACGTGCTCGAAATCCTGCAGGCAAGAGAACGCTCCGGGGATGCCGACCACGAGGACTCGTCGCTCCTCGTGCCGCTCGTGAACCAGGCCATGAGCC
- a CDS encoding heat shock 70 kDa protein has protein sequence MLSSRLSRALPRATPITSRSAFARAPLASRFARHESTAAGEGEGKVQGAVIGIDLGTTNSAVAIMEGKVPRIIENSEGARTTPSVIAFAEDGERLVGVAAKRQAVVNPENTLFATKRLIGRKFTDVEVQRDIKEVPYKIVQHTNGDAWVSARDQKYSPSQIGGFVLNKMKETAEAYLSKPIKNAVVTVPAYFNDAQRQSTKDAGQIAGLNVLRVVNEPTAAALAYGLEKEADRIVAVYDLGGGTFDISILEIQNGVFEVKSTNGDTHLGGEDFDIHLVRHMVADFKKTSGIDLSGDRMAIQRIREAAEKAKIELSSSLQTDINLPFITADSSGPKHINMKLSRAQLEKMVDPLITRTIEPVRKALKDANLQAKEIQEVILVGGMTRMPKVADSVKSIFGRDPAKSVNPDEAVAIGAAIQGAVLSGEVKDLLLLDVTPLSLGIETLGGVFTRLINRNTTIPTKKSQTFSTAADFQTAVEIKVYQGERELVRDNKMLGNFQLVGIPPAHRGVPQIEVTFDIDADSIVHVHAKDKSTDKDQSITIASGSGLSDSEIQQMVEDSEKYAEADKDRKAAIEAANRADSVLNDTERALNEYADKLDKTEADGIKEKITSLREFVAKSQSGEGNATAAEIKEKTDELQMASLNLFDKMHKARNESSSSEGQQASGEQQAPEGEKKDESKP, from the exons ATGCTGTCCTCGCGTCTCTCCCGGGCT CTTCCCCGAGCTACTCCCATCACAAGCCGCTCGGCCTTTGCCAGGGCACCTCTGGCTTCCAGATTCGCTCGCCATGAGTCTACggctgccggcgagggcgaaggcAAGGTCCAGGGCGCCGTCATCGGTATCGATCTCGGCACCAccaactcggccgtcgccatcatggaGGGCAAGGTCCCTCGCATCATCGAAAACTCCGAAG GTGCCCGTACCACCCCTTCGGTCATCGCCtttgccgaggacggcgagcggCTGGTCGGTGTCGCCGCCAAGCGACAGGCCGTCGTCAACCCGGAAAACACACTCTTCGCCACGAAGCGATTGATAGGACGCAAGTTCACCGATGTCGAGGTCCAGCGGGACATCAAGGAGGTCCCTTATAAGATCGTCCAGCACACCAACGGCGACGCATGGGTCTCTGCTCGTGATCAGAAGTACTCGCCCTCGCAgatcggcggcttcgtcctcAACAAGATGAAGGAGACGGCCGAAGCTTACCTGTCGAAGCCCATCAAGaatgccgtcgtcaccgtccccGCCTACTTCAACGACGCCCAACGCCAGAGCACCAAGGATGCTGGTCAGATTGCCGGCCTCAACGTCCTTCGCGTCGTCAACGAGCctaccgccgccgctctcgcctacggcctcgagaaggaggcggaCCGAATCGTTGCCGTCTACGATCTCGGCGGCGGTACCTTTGACATCTCCATCCTCGAGATCCAGAACGGTGTCTTTGAGGTCAAGTCGACCAACGGCGACAcccacctcggcggcgaggacttTGACATCCACCTCGTGCGACACATGGTGGCGGATTTCAAGAAGACGTCGGGCATCGACCTGTCGGGTGATCGCATGGCCATCCAGCGTATCCGCGAGGCTGCCGAGAAGGCCAAGATTGAGCTTTCCTCGTCGCTCCAGACGGACATCAACCTGCCCTTCATCACCGCCGACTCCTCCGGCCCCAAGCACATCAACATGAAGCTCAGCCGCGCCCAGCTTGAGAAGATGGTGGACCCCCTCATCACGCGCACCATCGAGCCCGTCCGCAAGGCGCTCAAGGATGCGAACCTGCAGGCCAAGGAGATCCAGGAGGTCATTCTCGTCGGTGGAATGACCCGAATGCCCAAGGTGGCCGACTCGGTCAAGAGCATCTTCGGCCGCGACCCGGCCAAGTCGGTCAaccccgacgaggccgtcgccatcggcgccgccatccaGGGTGCCGTCCTTTCCGGCGAGGTCAAGGACCTTttgctcctcgacgtcacCCCCCTCTCGCTCGGTATCGAGACGCTCGGCGGTGTCTTCACCCGCCTCATCAACCGCAACACGACGATCCCGACGAAGAAGTCGCAGACCttctccaccgccgccgacttccagacggccgtcgagatcaAGGTCTACCAGGGCGAGCGCGAGCTCGTCCGCGACAACAAGATGCTCGGAAActtccagctcgtcggcatccctCCGGCCCATCGCGGCGTCCCCCAGATTGAGGTGACGTTCGACATTGACGCCGACTCCATCGTCCACGTCCACGCCAAGGACAAGTCGACGGACAAGGACCAgtccatcaccatcgcctCCGGCTCCGGTCTCTCGGACAGCGAGATCCAGCAGATGGTCGAGGACTCGGAGAAgtacgccgaggccgacaaggatCGCAAGGCGGCCATTGAGGCGGCCAACCGTGCCGACAGCGTCCTCAACGACACGGAGCGTGCCCTGAACGAGTAcgccgacaagctcgacaagaccgaggccgacggcatcaAGGAGAAGATTACGAGCCTCCGCGAGTTCGTCGCCAAGAGCCAGTCGGGCGAGGGCaacgccacggccgccgagaTCAAGGAGAAGACGGACGAGCTCCAGATGGCGAGTCTGAACCTCTTCGACAAGATGCACAAGGCCCGCAAcgagagcagcagcagcgaggGCCAGCAGGCCTctggcgagcagcaggcgcCTGAGGGCGAGAAGAAGGATGAGAGCAAGCCTTGA
- a CDS encoding Signal recognition particle 68 kDa protein → MEITSIVVQGRDQALLYGDYSTYHSQLAKRLLNSRKKLGIATKNRGKFQKKKDVTPEDVAGNHEYVRLLLLASERAWAQAMSIKSAHTTGQKGMSSRARSHIVSRLGRAAATAQQLLDILSQRQVSGASSTDVLEARAYASLIRGSMQFEKHAWEPCVEHYAVARVIYGALSTAGQEQVFKDLLSDTIDPSIRYAAYQLRTPRTVPIPTIARQAFPRADGDLVREINELDGSLLAEADDMSKAGSTADGAPKTLTWRERQVQIEDAQISLAWASVGEAKSRLTQALAKAKEMHPYKVAAAYDEILTATQDAVDATKQAIDELKGEGVAQSDARMQRLQITRTAVNYEMISWRIGRNRVLTGRDDGAPDEYGSLRRKKRRNPAPSDEAEAGKERERDLPRSKKLAKLKEKVALYDGTLQNLQSVKELPGVAADEGLATKLDAFDKYFASLKALSIGRSHAIVGQFVNALALIDYAFKLCEGAASRLVGSDDDADELPLSMDVSPNAVNSLGTLLRGELQRHRAIVHLNNLRQEEKDSNKSERLASVPLIERLHEYPAHGVDFTNLVELPPKPRLIPVKPIFLDVAWNYIDYPGKSGASSPAATSEHTPPPKRGWFGFGRS, encoded by the exons ATGGAAATCACAAGCATCGTCGTCCAGGGTCGCGACCAGGCACTCCTCTACGGCGACTACTCGACCTACCACTCCCAGCTCGCCAAGCGCCTGCTCAACTCGCGCAAGAAGCTCGGAATTGCGACGAAGAATCGGGGCAAGTTCCAAAAGAAGAAAGATGTCACGCCCGAGGACGTTGCCGGCAATCATGA ATACGTCCGTCTCCTGCTCCTTGCGAGCGAACGAGCGTGGGCGCAGGCCATGAGCATAAAGTCGGCCCATACGACGGGCCAAAAGGGCATGTCGAGTCGTGCTCGATCTCACATCGTGTCGAGGCTCGGcagggccgccgccaccgcccaGCAACTGCTCGACATTCTCTCGCAGCGCCAAGTTTccggggcgtcgtcgaccgaTGTCCTCGAGGCTAGGGCGTACGCCTCGTTGATTCGAGGAAGCATGCAGTTCGAGAAGCACGCCTGGGAGCCCTGCGTCGAGCActacgccgtcgcccgcgtCATCTACGGCGCCCTTTCGACCGCCGGCCAGGAGCAGGTGTTCAAGGATCTCTTGTCCGACACGATAGACCCCTCGATCCGGTACGCCGCCTACCAGTTGCGCACGCCCCGGACCGTGCCCATCCCCACCATTGCTCGCCAGGCGTTCCCgcgtgccgacggcgatctGGTGCGAGAGATcaacgagctcgacggcagccttctggccgaagccgacgacatgTCCAAGGCGGgttcgacggccgacggtgcgCCGAAGACGCTGACCTGGCGGGAACGCCAGGTGCAGATCGAGGATGCCCAAATCTCGCTGGCCTGGGCatccgtcggcgaggccaagtCTCGACTGACGCAGGCCCTGGCCAAGGCGAAAGAGATGCACCCTTACAAGGTGGCGGCCGCCTACGACGAGATCCTCACGGCGACccaggatgccgtcgacgcgacGAAGCAGGCAATCGACGAGCTCAAGGGCGAGGGCGTGGCCCAGAGCGACGCGAGGATGCAGCGCCTGCAAATCACCCGGACCGCCGTCAACTACGAGATGATCAGCTGGAGAATCGGCCGGAACCGCGTGCTGACGGGGCGTGACGACGGTGCGCCGGATGAGTACGGCTCGTTGAGGCGAAAGAAGAGGCGGAACCCGGCGCCTTCGGACGAGGCAGAGGCGGGaaaggagagggagagggatCTGCCTCGGAGCAAGAAGCTGGCGAAGCTCAAGGAAAAGGTGGCGCTCTACGACGGGACGCTGCAGAACCTGCAGTCGGTCAAGGAGCTGCCTggtgtcgccgccgacgagggcctcgcGACGAAGCTCGACGCCTTCGACAAGTACTTTGCGTCGTTGAA GGCCCTCTCCATCGGCCGGTcgcacgccatcgtcggtcAGTTTGTCAACGCCTTGGCTTTGATCGACTACGCGTTCAAGCTCTGCGAAGGGGCCGCATCGAGACTGGTGGGcagcgacgatgacgccgacgagttGCCATTGAGCATGGACGTCAGCCCGAATGCCGTCAACTCTCTCGGCACCTTGCTCCGGGGCGAGCTGCAGCGTCACCGGGCCATCGTCCACCTCAACAACCTCCGCCAGGAGGAGAAGGACAGCAACAAGAGCGAGCGGCTTGCCAGTGTCCCTCTTATCGAGCGCTTGCACGAGTATCCCGCCCACGGGGTGGATTTTACCAATCTTGTCGAGTTGCCCCCCAAGCCGAGGCTGATTCCCGTCAAGCCCATCTTCCTCGACGTTGCGTGGAACTACATCGACTACCCGGGCAAGTCTGGcgcatcctcgccggccgcgaccTCCGAGCATACGCCTCCGCCTAAACGAGGCTGGTTTGGCTTCGGCCGGTCgtga
- a CDS encoding SNF2-related protein encodes MDSNGICPTLLPASATMRTSASAALVASSDAMAAPPTWHPPNHALLHADSHHLFQGRSSQPPGSLPAWDPAALLQPGRRATSAVDLRATGSNHPLLAQHHPSRDRSGGAANPLVFQFATADDSSASGAPSGTSTPCSSDLSASNGVGTWVERMNHVQNRSSVPQAKRRKTEDGQDFAARANNIPVRGGGGGGTGIAASYLNDKREAAAQSSSTVDLTAGKRSSSTPSSSSSSRALPLEHDAGLALADGLSLPANDDEVMIITDPKDEEVCYGMIKSAINCFKVPAPKPGMQSLWGPSYQPGIKINLKRQVGEVSLKIQAADHTRDIVGLVEPTSAAAFCPLLDTNIRLRTECRIPPQPKRAGEEPGRPISRSYPLDVTMYGPKRYAKNVGILLQKYSLKLLAPSLVQKGIQVYNPHTTLYCPPAPKAYPPASQTSFASIANRTVEEIRSEVMGVFDSLKRNENIPTMDPDPTIMTPLLEHQRQGLYFMTMREKALSEQESESSITTFWKIKRNAKGEQVYSNAITGQEQRMAPPETRGGILADMMGLGKTLSILSLIASTRDDARKWALLSPVQRPPADPRPIRDDGLMMQQQSTFDPAPVVHQAKSTLIVCPLSTITNWEEQMKQHVQPDTLSYHIYHGPSRIKDPARLASFDIVITTYGSVSNELSSRRKGKDGVFPLEEIGWFRIVLDEAHMIREQSTLQFKAMCRLQAERRWAVTGTPVQNRLDDLAALLAFLRLHPFHDRPKFNRYIVEPFKACDPEIVPKLRVLVDTITLRRLKDKINLPPREDLVVKLDFGPDERAVYDLFARNAQDRVRVLAGGNIGKALGGNTYIHILKAILRLRLLCAHGKDLLNDEDLAALRGMSAEMAIDVDDDDDAGGPTLSHQKAHDMFSLMQDTNNDACIDCSKKLNASEGQSLDAESQDEILGYMTPCFHVVCRSCLKGYQERAEAMRHPNRSTGPCPVCNSPVRLEFVELRRDDVDAEHDGPAKIKAKNARKNEDKYEGPHTKTKALLEDLMKSREASASNPSEPPFKSVVFSGWTSHLDLIELALGAAGISFARLDGTMSRAARTAAMDSFREENSVEVLLVSIMAGGLGLNLTAANSVYVMEPQYNPAAEAQAIDRVHRLGQKRPVRTVRYIMRDSFEEKMLEIQDKKMKLASLSMDGQNRRLDKAEAARQKLMDLRSLFK; translated from the coding sequence ATGGATTCCAATGGTATTTGCCCTACGCTCCTCCCTGCGAGTGCCACTATGCGTACGAGTGCGAGTGCTGCCCTCGTCGCTTCGAGTGATGCGATGGCGGCTCCACCGACTTGGCACCCACCCAATCATGCTCTCCTCCACGCTGACAGCCATCATCTTTTTCAAGGCCGATCGTCGCAGCCTCCCGGATCCTTGCCGGCCTGGGACCCGGCCGCTTTGCTCCAACCGGGTCGCCGAGCCacgagcgccgtcgacctgAGAGCGACGGGTTCGAACCATCCGCTGCTTGCCCAGCATCATCCGTCGAGAGATCGCTCCGGTGGTGCCGCGAACCCCTTGGTCTTCCAGTttgcgacggccgacgattCGTCCGCCAGCGGCGCGCCCAGCGGCACCTCCACCCCCTGCAGCAGCGAcctctcggcctcgaacgGCGTTGGAACCTGGGTCGAACGCATGAACCATGTCCAGAACCGCTCCTCCGTTCCCCAGGCCAAACGCCGCAAGACCGAGGACGGCCAGGACTTTGCCGCTAGGGCCAACAATATCCCCGTTCGAGGTggaggcggtggcggcacAGGCATCGCCGCCAGCTACCTCAACGACAAGCGAGAAGCGGCCGCTCagtcctcctcgaccgtcgactTGACTGCCGGTAAGCGCTCATCCTCCACTCCGTcatcttcttcctcctctcgAGCTCTCCCTCTCGAGCACGACGCAGGACTAGCCCTCGCTGACGGCTTGTCCCTGCCAGCCAACGATGACGAGGTCATGATAATCACCGATcccaaggacgaggaggtcTGCTATGGCATGATTAAGAGCGCCATCAACTGCTTCAAGGTCCCGGCCCCGAAACCTGGCATGCAGAGTCTCTGGGGCCCAAGCTATCAGCCGGGCATCAAGATCAATCTGAAGCGTCAGGTTGGCGAGGTGTCCCTCAAAATCCAAGCGGCGGATCACACCCGCGATAtagtcggcctcgtcgaacCCACTAGTGCCGCCGCTTTCTGCCCCCTCCTCGATACCAACATCCGTCTGAGGACCGAATGTCGGATCCCGCCTCAGCCCAAGCGGGCGGGTGAGGAACCCGGCCGACCCATCTCGCGCTCCTATCCCCTCGACGTCACCATGTATGGCCCGAAAAGGTACGCCAAGAACGTGGGCATTCTGCTCCAAAAGTACAGCTTGAAACTCCTCGCGCCCTCCCTCGTTCAGAAGGGTATTCAGGTCTACAACCCGCACACCACCCTCTACTGCCCACCGGCGCCCAAGGCGTACCCGCCAGCCTCCCAGACCTCCTTCGCGAGCATCGCCAACAGAACGGTCGAGGAGATTCGCTCCGAAGTCATGGGCGTATTCGATTCGCTCAAGAGGAACGAGAATATCCCTACCATGGACCCCGATCCGACCATCATGACGCCCTTGCTCGAGCATCAGAGGCAAGGACTGTACTTCATGACGATGCGAGAAAAGGCCCTGAGTGAGCAGGAGAGCGAGAGTAGCATCACCACATTTTGGAAGATCAAGCGGAACGCCAAAGGCGAGCAGGTATACTCCAATGCCATCACCGGACAGGAGCAGCGCATGGCCCCTCCCGAGACGCGCGGCGGAATCCTCGCCGACATGATGGGCCTCGGCAAGACCCTCAGCATCTTGTCGCTCATCGCGAGCACCCGCGACGATGCCCGGAAATGGGCGCTCCTCAGCCCAGTTCAGCGCCCGCCTGCCGACCCAAGGCCCATCCGGGATGACGGCCTGATGATGCAGCAGCAGTCCACCTTTGACCCCGCCCCCGTCGTGCACCAAGCCAAGTCGACCTTGATCGTTTGTCCCTTGAGCACAATCACCAACTGGGAGGAACAGATGAAGCAGCACGTCCAACCCGATACTCTCTCCTATCACATCTACCACGGCCCGAGCCGCATCAAGGACCCTGCCAGGCTCGCTTCCTTTGACATCGTCATCACGACCTACGGCTCCGTCTCCAACGAGCTCAGCTCCCGTCGGAAGGGGAAGGACGGTGTCTTTCCCCTCGAGGAGATTGGCTGGTTCCGCATCGTTCTCGATGAGGCCCACATGATCCGCGAGCAGTCGACCCTGCAGTTCAAGGCCATGTGCCGACTCCAGGCCGAACGGAGGTGGGCCGTCACGGGCACCCCCGTGCAGAACCGACTCGACGACCTGGCTGCCCTCCTGGCCTTCCTTCGCTTGCATCCCTTCCACGACCGGCCCAAGTTCAACCGCTACATCGTGGAGCCGTTCAAGGCCTGCGACCCGGAGATTGTGCCCAAGCTGCGTGTTCTCGTCGACACCATcaccctccgccgcctcAAGGACAAGATCAACCTGCCCCCGCGCGAGGATCTCGTCGTCAAACTCGACTTCGGCCCCGACGAACGCGCCGTCTATGACCTCTTTGCGAGGAATGCCCAGGACCGCGTCAGGGTTCTTGCCGGGGGCAACATCGGAAAGGCTCTGGGAGGAAACACCTACATCCACATTCTCAAGGCCATCCTGCGCCTCAGGCTTCTCTGCGCGCATGGCAAAGACCTCCTCAACGACGAagacctcgccgccctgaGAGGCATGTCGGCGGAGATGGCCATTGatgttgacgacgacgacgacgctggtGGGCCGACCTTGTCGCATCAAAAGGCCCACGACATGTTCTCGCTCATGCAAGACACGAACAACGATGCCTGCATAGATTGCAGCAAGAAGCTCAACGCGAGCGAAGGACAGAGCCTGGACGCGGAATCTCAAGATGAAATTCTCGGCTACATGACCCCTTGTTTCCACGTCGTCTGTCGCTCATGCCTCAAGGGATATCAGGAACGAGCCGAAGCTATGCGACACCCGAATCGGTCCACAGGACCATGCCCCGTCTGCAACTCGCCGGTTCGCCTCGAGTTTGTGGAGCTTCGCCGCGACGACGTGGACGCCGAACACGACGGGCCTGCCAAGATCAAGGCCAAGAACGCGCGGAAGAATGAGGATAAGTATGAAGGTCCTCACACAAAGACGAAGGCACTGCTCGAAGATCTCATGAAGTCGAGAGAAGCCAGTGCCTCGAACCCGTCCGAGCCCCCCTTCAAGTCCGTCGTCTTCTCTGGCTGGACATCGCACTTGGACCTCATTGAGctggccctcggcgccgctggCATCTCGTTTGCTAGGCTTGACGGTACCATGTCGCGCGCCGCTcgcacggcggccatggacaGCTTTCGCGAGGAGAACAGCGTCGAGGTATTGCTCGTCTccatcatggccggcggTCTAGGCCTCAATTTGACGGCCGCCAATAGCGTCTACGTCATGGAGCCGCAGTACAacccggcggccgaggcgcaggCTATTGATCGCGTCCACCGGCTCGGCCAGAAGCGTCCCGTCCGTACGGTTCGGTACATCATGCGGGACAGCTTCGAGGAGAAGATGCTGGAGATTCAAGACAAGAAGATGAAACTGGCCAGCCTCAGCATGGACGGCCAGAACAGGAGACTAGACAAGGCTGAAGCCGCGAGGCAGAAGCTCATGGACCTGCGCAGCCTCTTCAAGTGA
- a CDS encoding proteasome component PUP2, whose amino-acid sequence MFMARSEYGKLPINAPSCSREVLLLTCSRFLPDRGINTFSPEGRLFQVEYSLEAIKLGSTAIGVATSEGVILGVEKRVTSTLLETSSVEKIVEVDRHIGCAMSGLQADARSMVEHARVECQSHAFNYNEPLSVESCTQAICDLALRFGEGAEGEETVMSRPFGVALLIAGFDEKGPQLFHAEPSGTFYRYDAKAIGSGSEGAQAELQNEYHKSLTITDAETLVLKTLKQVMEEKLDSKNVQLASVTKEKGFRVYTDEEMAAVVQRLPTN is encoded by the exons ATGTTTATGGCAAGATCCGAATACGGCAAGCTGCCCATCAATGCTCCGAGCTGTTCCAGAGAGGTTCTCCTGCTAACCTGTTCTCGTTTTCTTCCAGATCGGGGAATCAACACCTTCTCCCCCGAGGGTCGTCTCTTCCAGGTCGAATACTCGCTCGAAGCCATCAAGCTGGGTTCCaccgccatcggcgtcgccaccTCCGAAGGTGTCATCCTTGGCGTCGAGAAGCGAGTCACCTCCACCCTCCTCGAGACCTCCTCCGTCGAGAAGATTGTCGAGGTCGATCGCCACATCGGCTGTGCCATGTCTGGCCTCCAGGCCGACGCCCGCTCCATGGTGGAGCACGCCCGCGTCGAGTGCCAGAGCCACGCGTTCAACTACAACGAGCCCCTCAGCGTTGAGAGCTGCACCCAGGCCATCTGCGACCTGGCCCTCCGATTCGGTGAGGGTGCCGAAGGTGAGGAGACGGTCATGAGCAGGCCGTTCGGCGTTGCCCTCCTGATCGCCGGCTTCGATGAGAAGGGACCCCAGCTGTTCCACGCGGAACCCAGCGGTACTTTCTACCGCTATGATGCCAAGGCCATCGGCTCCGGCTCGGAGGGTGCTCAAGCCGAGTTGCAGAACGAGTATCACAAG TCTCTAACCATTACCGATGCCGAGACCTTGGTTCTGAAGACCTTGAAACAGGTCATGGAGGAGAAGCTGGATTCCAAGAACGTACAACTGGCCAGCGTTACGAAAGAAAAGGGCTTCAGGGTATATACGGATGAGGAGAtggctgccgtcgtccagcGGCTGCCGACCAACTGA